In Ochotona princeps isolate mOchPri1 chromosome 22, mOchPri1.hap1, whole genome shotgun sequence, the following are encoded in one genomic region:
- the TTPAL gene encoding alpha-tocopherol transfer protein-like, giving the protein MSEESSSLRTSPSATSLSENELAAPPELPEPPGYVCSLSEELVAKAREELQEKPEWRLRDVQALRDMVRKEYPNLSTALDDAFLLRFLRARKFDYDRALQLLVNYHSCRRSWPEVFSNLRPSALKDVLASGFLTVLPDTDPRGCHVVCIRPDRWIPSNYPITENIRAIYLTLEKLIQSEETQVNGIVILADYKGVSLSKASHFGPFIAKKVIGILQDGFPIRIKAVHVVNEPRIFKGIFAIIKPFLKEKIANRFFLHGSDLNSLHTNLPRSILPREYGGTAGELDTATWNAVLLASEDDFVKEFCQPVPTCDSILDHALLPEGLTSDVQCDDSMRAVKSQLYSCY; this is encoded by the exons ATGTCCGAAGAAAGCAGCTCTTTAAGAACCAGCCCTTCTGCAACCTCCCTCTCCGAGAATGAGCTGGCCGCCCCGCCCGAGCTGCCCGAGCCACCGGGCTACGTGTGCTCCTTGTCTGAAGAACTGGTCGCCAAAGCCCGGGAGGAGCTGCAGGAGAAGCCTGAGTGGCGGCTTCGGGACGTGCAGGCCCTCCGGGACATGGTGCGGAAGGAGTACCCGAACCTGAGCACGGCCCTCGATGATGCCTTCCTGCTACGCTTCCTCCGAGCCCGCAAGTTCGACTATGACCGGGCCCTGCAGCTCCTAGTCAACTATCACAGCTGCCGGAGGAGTTGGCCGGAAGTCTTCAGTAACCTGAGGCCATCAGCCCTGAAGGacgtcctggcttcaggcttcctCACAGTGCTGCCCGACACTGACCCCCGGGGCTGCCACGTCGTCTGCATCCGCCCAG ACAGGTGGATCCCCAGCAACTATCCCATTACCGAAAACATCCGCGCCATATACTTGACCTTAGAAAAACTCATTCAATCTGAAGAAACCCAGGTgaatggaattgtgattctggCAGACTACAAAGGAGTGAGCTTATCAAAAGCGTCTCATTTTGGCCCTTTTATAGCCAAAAAGGTGATCGGCATCCTCCAG GATGGTTTCCCCATTCGGATAAAGGCAGTGCACGTGGTGAATGAACCACGGATATTCAAAGGCATCTTTGCCATCATCAAACCATTTCTCAAGGAGAAAATAGCAAACAGA TTCTTCCTCCATGGGTCTGACCTGAACTCTCTCCACACAAACCTCCCAAGAAGCATTCTCCCCAGGGAATATGGGGGCACAGCTGGCGAGCTGGACACTGCCACCTGGAACGCAGTGCTGCTGGCCTCAGAGGATGACTTTGTGAAAGAGTTCTGCCAACCTGTCCCCACCTGCGACAGCATCTTGGACCATGCGCTGCTGCCAGAGGGCCTAACCTCAGATGTGCAGTGTGATGACTCCATGCGAGCTGTGAAATCCCAGCTGTACTCCTGCTACTAA